CATCTTCCCTTTCGACCTCGTGCCACGCATCATTCCCGCCAAGGAGTGGGAACACCTTGAGGCCGGCCTCGTGCAGCGCATCACGGCACTCAACCTCTTCCTCCACGACATCTACCACGAGCAGAACATCATCAAGGACGGCACCATTCCCGCCCACTACGTGATGTCGGCAAAACATTTCCGCCGCGAGTTCATGAATGTGCAGGTGCCGCGTGACATCTACATCCACATCTGCGGCACGGACATCATCCGCGACGACAAGGGCCAATACCTCGTGCTCGAGGACAACGCCCGCTGCCCTTCCGGTGTCAGCTACGTGTTGGAAAACCGCCGCGCGCTCAAACGCACCTTCCCCGAGATCTTCGAGGCTGGCGGCGTTCGCCCGGTTGAAAACTACGCGCAGGAACTCCTCAAAGTCCTCCAACACACCGCGCCCACCGGCGTGGCTGAGCCCACGGTCGCGCTGTTGACGCCCGGGCCTTACAATTCCGCCTACTTCGAACACACCTACCTCGCCCGCCAGATGGGCATCGAAATTGTGGAGGGCCGCGACCTCGTGGTGCGCGACCAGCACGTTTTCATGCGCACGACCAAGGGCCTGAAGCCGGTGCATGTGATCTACCGCCGTATCGACGACGACTTCCTCGACCCCACTGTCTTCCGCCGCGACTCCGCCCTCGGCGTCCCCGGCCTCGTCAACGCCTACCGCGCCGGCAAGGTCTCCCTCGCCAACTCCATTGGTACCGGCGTCGCCGACGACAAGGTGATGTATTACTTCGTTCCCCGGATCATCAAATACTACCTCGACCAAGATCCCATCTTGCCGAACGTGCAGACCTACCTCGCCAGTGAGGACGCCGACCTGAAATACATGGTCGAAAATCTGGACAAGCTCGTGGTCAAGGCCGCCAACGAGGCCGGCGGCTACGGCATGCTCATGGGCCCGCACGCCACCAAGGCCGAGCGCGACGACTTCCGTAAACGCATCCTCGCCGACCCGCGCAACTATATCGGCCAGCCGATGATCTCGCTCTCCCGCCATCCCACGTTCTGCGGCGACGAGGGCTTCGCCGGACGCCACATCGATCTCCGCCCCTTCATTCTCTACGGAGAAAAAACCTCCATCATCCCCGGCGGCCTCACCCGCGTCGCCCTCCGCAAGGGCTCGCTCGTCGTCAACTCCTCGCAGGGCGGCGGCAGCAAGGAAACCTGGGTCCTCTACGGCAACGAATAACCCTCCCCGATCATGCTCTCCCGCGTCGCCAATTCCCTCTACTGGATGAGCCGCTACATCGAGCGCGCTGAAAACACTGCACGCCTCGTGGACGTGAATCTCCAGCTCCTGCTCGACTTCCGCA
The DNA window shown above is from Oleiharenicola lentus and carries:
- a CDS encoding circularly permuted type 2 ATP-grasp protein; the encoded protein is MSSRKPASSPLAELPEPFRKYDVGNFFDEMLQADGQVRPHYRHFLEHFAKVSPEEFEAKRSAVDLAFLRQGVTFNVYGDSQGTERIFPFDLVPRIIPAKEWEHLEAGLVQRITALNLFLHDIYHEQNIIKDGTIPAHYVMSAKHFRREFMNVQVPRDIYIHICGTDIIRDDKGQYLVLEDNARCPSGVSYVLENRRALKRTFPEIFEAGGVRPVENYAQELLKVLQHTAPTGVAEPTVALLTPGPYNSAYFEHTYLARQMGIEIVEGRDLVVRDQHVFMRTTKGLKPVHVIYRRIDDDFLDPTVFRRDSALGVPGLVNAYRAGKVSLANSIGTGVADDKVMYYFVPRIIKYYLDQDPILPNVQTYLASEDADLKYMVENLDKLVVKAANEAGGYGMLMGPHATKAERDDFRKRILADPRNYIGQPMISLSRHPTFCGDEGFAGRHIDLRPFILYGEKTSIIPGGLTRVALRKGSLVVNSSQGGGSKETWVLYGNE